The Streptomyces sp. NBC_00224 genome has a window encoding:
- a CDS encoding aspartate aminotransferase family protein has protein sequence MTPHVEPDPRAGAAVKAADRAHVFHSWSAQGLIDPLAVAGAEGSYFWDYDGNRYLDFTSGLVFTNIGYQHPKVVAAIQEQAGKLATFAPAFAVEARSEAARLIAERTPGDLDKIFFTNGGAEAVENAVRLARLHTGRHKVLSAYRSYHGATSTAINLTGDPRRWASDTGSAGVVRFWAPFLYRSAFYSTTEAEECARALTHLEDTIAFEGPAGIAAIILETVPGTAGIMTPPPGYLAGVREICDRYGIVLVLDEVMSGFGRTGSWFAADLYGVTPDLMTFAKGVNSGYVPLGGVAISAEIAATFDKRPFPGGLTYSGHPLACAAAVATINVMEDEGIVGQAAHIGSTVLEPGLRELAARHPSIGEVRGTGVFWALELVKSRETREPLVPYNASGADAAPMVAFGAACKKNGLWPFINMNRTHVVPPCNITEAEAKEGLAVLDEALSVADEHTV, from the coding sequence ATGACCCCTCATGTCGAACCCGACCCCCGGGCCGGCGCGGCCGTGAAGGCCGCCGACCGTGCGCACGTGTTCCACTCCTGGTCCGCCCAGGGCCTGATCGACCCGCTCGCCGTCGCCGGCGCGGAGGGTTCGTACTTCTGGGACTACGACGGAAACCGCTACCTCGACTTCACCAGCGGCCTCGTCTTCACCAACATCGGGTACCAGCACCCGAAGGTCGTCGCGGCGATCCAGGAGCAGGCCGGGAAGCTCGCCACCTTCGCGCCCGCCTTCGCCGTCGAGGCCCGCTCCGAGGCCGCACGCCTCATCGCCGAGCGGACCCCGGGCGACCTGGACAAGATCTTCTTCACCAACGGCGGCGCCGAGGCCGTCGAGAACGCCGTCCGGCTGGCGCGCCTGCACACCGGCCGCCACAAGGTGCTGAGCGCGTACCGGTCGTACCACGGGGCCACCTCCACCGCGATCAACCTCACCGGGGACCCCCGCCGCTGGGCCTCGGACACCGGTTCCGCCGGCGTCGTCCGGTTCTGGGCGCCGTTCCTCTACCGGTCCGCCTTCTACTCGACCACCGAGGCCGAGGAGTGCGCCCGCGCCCTCACCCACCTCGAAGACACCATCGCCTTCGAGGGGCCCGCCGGCATCGCGGCCATCATCCTGGAGACCGTCCCCGGCACCGCCGGCATCATGACCCCGCCCCCCGGCTACCTCGCCGGCGTCCGCGAGATCTGCGACCGGTACGGGATCGTCCTCGTCCTGGACGAGGTCATGTCCGGGTTCGGGCGCACGGGCTCGTGGTTCGCCGCCGATCTGTACGGCGTCACCCCCGACCTCATGACCTTCGCCAAGGGCGTCAACTCCGGCTACGTCCCGCTCGGCGGCGTCGCCATCTCCGCCGAGATCGCCGCCACCTTCGACAAGCGGCCCTTCCCCGGTGGGCTCACCTACTCCGGGCACCCGCTCGCCTGCGCCGCCGCCGTCGCCACCATCAACGTCATGGAGGACGAGGGCATCGTCGGCCAGGCCGCCCACATCGGCTCCACCGTCCTGGAGCCGGGACTGCGCGAGCTCGCCGCCCGCCACCCCTCCATCGGCGAGGTGCGCGGGACCGGGGTCTTCTGGGCCCTTGAGCTGGTGAAGAGCCGGGAGACGCGCGAACCGCTCGTTCCCTACAACGCCTCCGGTGCCGATGCCGCGCCCATGGTCGCGTTCGGTGCCGCGTGCAAGAAGAACGGGCTCTGGCCCTTCATCAACATGAACCGCACGCATGTCGTGCCGCCCTGCAACATCACCGAGGCCGAGGCCAAGGAGGGTCTCGCGGTGCTGGACGAGGCGCTGTCCGTAGCGGACGAGCACACGGTCTGA
- a CDS encoding serine/threonine-protein kinase, with product MEKLGAGDPQRIGAYRLLARLGAGGMGQVYLARSDRGRTVAVKLVRQELAEREEFRGRFRQEVQAARRVGGRWTAPVLDADTEAAVPWVATGYVAGPSLQAVVSGDHGPLPERSVRILARGLTHALQDIHTAGLIHRDLKPSNVLVTIDGPRVIDFGIARALETVVDGGLTRTGALVGSPGFMAPEQVRGDRITPACDVFCLGSVLAYAASGKLPFGGSDSGVHALMFRIAQEPPDLDGVPESLRDLVRDCLHKTPASRPALAAILERLGPEDATTGPWLPGPLVAELGSHAVQLLDVENPEGGTAQTPAPTPALPAPPPMPALPPGPPAAGTPDAHATPTMISPNGAGATDAPAPGLARPGSAAPYATPAPPPPPWANGGPAPAHSYPPQHQSPYQPPYPQPGYAYPHPNPTYGYGPPPPPGEEPPRRSAKSTIALVAVALVVAVGAGGAVYAYMNDPLEKKKDTATSPSASKSPSSTPSSDSSETPSDSPSPSASAPGDIPQKYLGTWSGSIDNAGGSNTRHLVLQPGKVGDQVMTLTADGPLDGGGTYHCVFRAPLTTTPSSPDAPLRLGPSTVESGPTTSCSPGAATTLTVLPDGRLRRQNDDNGEQVVYDRLSEAQ from the coding sequence ATGGAGAAACTGGGGGCCGGGGATCCGCAGCGGATCGGCGCGTACAGGCTGCTCGCGCGGCTCGGCGCAGGCGGCATGGGCCAGGTGTACCTGGCCCGCTCCGACCGGGGCCGCACGGTCGCGGTCAAGCTCGTACGGCAGGAGCTCGCCGAGCGCGAGGAGTTCCGGGGACGGTTCCGCCAGGAGGTGCAGGCCGCCCGCCGCGTCGGCGGCCGATGGACCGCGCCCGTGCTCGACGCGGACACCGAGGCCGCCGTGCCCTGGGTCGCCACGGGGTACGTGGCCGGGCCCAGCCTCCAGGCCGTCGTCTCGGGCGACCACGGCCCGCTGCCCGAGCGTTCCGTACGCATCCTCGCGCGCGGCCTGACCCACGCGCTCCAGGACATCCACACCGCCGGGCTGATCCACCGCGATCTGAAGCCGTCCAATGTTCTCGTCACCATCGACGGGCCGCGCGTCATCGACTTCGGCATAGCCCGGGCCCTGGAGACCGTCGTCGACGGCGGGCTGACCCGCACCGGCGCACTGGTGGGCTCGCCCGGCTTCATGGCGCCCGAGCAGGTGCGCGGCGACCGGATCACGCCGGCGTGCGACGTCTTCTGCCTCGGGTCGGTGCTCGCGTACGCGGCGAGCGGGAAGCTGCCGTTCGGCGGGAGCGACAGCGGGGTGCACGCGCTGATGTTCCGCATCGCGCAGGAGCCGCCGGACCTTGACGGGGTGCCGGAGTCGCTGCGCGACCTCGTACGGGACTGTCTGCACAAGACCCCCGCGTCCCGGCCCGCGCTCGCCGCGATCCTGGAGCGCCTGGGCCCCGAGGACGCGACGACCGGCCCGTGGCTCCCGGGCCCCCTGGTGGCCGAACTCGGCAGCCACGCCGTGCAGTTGCTGGACGTGGAGAACCCGGAGGGCGGCACGGCCCAGACCCCGGCCCCGACGCCCGCGCTCCCGGCCCCACCGCCGATGCCCGCGCTCCCGCCGGGCCCTCCGGCGGCCGGCACCCCCGACGCCCACGCGACCCCGACCATGATCTCCCCGAACGGGGCGGGCGCGACGGACGCGCCGGCGCCCGGCCTGGCACGCCCCGGCTCGGCCGCCCCCTACGCCACACCCGCACCCCCTCCCCCGCCCTGGGCCAACGGCGGCCCCGCCCCCGCCCACAGCTACCCGCCCCAGCACCAGTCGCCGTACCAACCCCCGTACCCGCAGCCCGGATACGCCTACCCGCACCCGAACCCCACCTACGGATACGGCCCGCCCCCGCCCCCCGGGGAGGAGCCGCCGCGCCGCAGCGCCAAGTCGACGATCGCGCTGGTCGCGGTGGCGCTGGTGGTGGCGGTCGGTGCGGGTGGTGCGGTGTACGCGTACATGAACGACCCCCTGGAGAAGAAGAAGGACACGGCGACGAGCCCCTCGGCCTCCAAGTCGCCGTCCAGCACGCCGAGTTCGGACAGCAGCGAAACCCCGTCCGACTCGCCCTCCCCCAGCGCGAGCGCCCCCGGCGACATCCCGCAGAAGTATCTCGGCACCTGGTCGGGCTCCATCGACAACGCCGGCGGGTCCAACACCCGCCACCTCGTCCTGCAGCCCGGCAAGGTCGGCGACCAGGTCATGACCCTCACGGCGGACGGCCCGCTGGACGGCGGCGGCACCTACCACTGCGTGTTCCGCGCGCCCCTCACCACCACCCCGTCCAGCCCCGACGCCCCGCTCAGGCTCGGCCCCTCCACGGTCGAATCCGGCCCGACCACCTCCTGCTCCCCGGGCGCGGCCACCACCCTCACGGTCCTCCCGGACGGCCGCCTGCGCCGCCAGAACGACGACAACGGCGAACAAGTGGTCTACGACAGGCTGTCGGAGGCGCAGTAG
- a CDS encoding DUF397 domain-containing protein, whose product MSSTLRWFKSSYSSASGGECVEVAAGPQAVHVRDSKLPEGGPTFEVAPDVWAQFVGWAA is encoded by the coding sequence ATGAGCAGCACCCTGCGGTGGTTCAAGTCCAGCTACAGCAGCGCCAGCGGCGGCGAATGCGTGGAGGTCGCCGCCGGCCCCCAGGCCGTCCACGTCCGTGACTCCAAACTGCCCGAGGGCGGCCCCACCTTCGAGGTCGCCCCGGACGTCTGGGCTCAGTTCGTCGGCTGGGCCGCCTGA
- a CDS encoding serine/threonine-protein kinase produces the protein MDDLVAGDPSHIGPFRLLGRLGAGGTGRVYLARSAGGRAVAVKLVREVHAQRAAFRSRFAQEVAAARQVNGAWTAHVLDADATAEIPWVATAYVAGPSLRDVVDRDFGPLPEPSLLVLADRLALALTDIHSAGLVHRDLKPSHVLLAMDGPRVIDFGIAGAVAALSESDMAGTGVIVGSPGFMSPEQIQGKPVTPAGDVFCLGAVLAYAATGRMAFGLPDSGLGMMLFRVVHEEPDLVGVPASLLPVVRACLHKDPERRPTPEQLAGHLATNGGPGHSWLPPEVLAQVAGHAAELRESGIPRGHRRQYPLPVPEDGYRPDPPPPPPAAASEARMRRSPARKAAGFPRGQQRRSLSGALIVALILLALVAWFVAWFFARSLT, from the coding sequence ATGGACGACCTGGTTGCGGGGGATCCCTCACACATCGGCCCGTTCCGGCTGCTCGGCAGGCTCGGGGCCGGGGGGACGGGGCGGGTCTATCTGGCCCGGTCGGCGGGCGGGCGGGCGGTCGCGGTCAAGCTCGTACGGGAGGTGCACGCGCAGCGGGCCGCGTTCCGCTCGCGGTTCGCCCAGGAGGTGGCGGCCGCGCGGCAGGTGAACGGTGCGTGGACCGCGCACGTGCTCGACGCGGACGCGACGGCCGAGATCCCGTGGGTCGCGACGGCGTACGTGGCCGGGCCCAGCCTCCGGGACGTCGTGGACCGGGACTTCGGGCCCCTGCCGGAGCCGTCGCTGCTCGTGCTCGCCGACCGGCTCGCGCTGGCGCTGACGGACATCCACAGCGCCGGTCTTGTCCACCGCGATCTGAAGCCGTCCCACGTCCTGCTCGCCATGGACGGGCCGCGCGTCATCGACTTCGGGATCGCGGGTGCGGTGGCCGCGCTGTCGGAGAGCGATATGGCGGGCACCGGGGTGATCGTCGGGTCCCCCGGGTTCATGTCGCCCGAGCAGATCCAGGGCAAGCCGGTCACCCCGGCCGGGGACGTGTTCTGCCTGGGCGCGGTGCTTGCGTACGCGGCGACCGGGCGGATGGCCTTCGGCCTGCCCGACAGCGGCCTCGGGATGATGCTGTTCCGCGTCGTACACGAGGAGCCGGACCTGGTGGGCGTTCCGGCGTCCCTGCTGCCCGTCGTACGGGCGTGCCTGCACAAGGATCCGGAGCGGCGGCCGACGCCGGAGCAGCTCGCCGGGCACCTGGCGACGAACGGCGGCCCGGGCCACTCCTGGTTGCCGCCCGAGGTGCTGGCTCAAGTCGCCGGGCACGCGGCGGAGTTGCGGGAGTCCGGCATTCCTCGCGGTCACCGGCGCCAGTACCCGCTCCCCGTCCCCGAGGACGGATACCGACCCGATCCGCCGCCCCCGCCGCCCGCAGCCGCGAGCGAGGCCCGGATGAGGAGGTCCCCGGCGAGGAAGGCCGCCGGCTTCCCCCGAGGGCAGCAGCGCCGGAGTCTCAGCGGCGCCCTGATCGTCGCCCTGATTCTCCTCGCCCTCGTCGCCTGGTTCGTCGCCTGGTTCTTCGCCCGGTCCCTCACCTGA
- a CDS encoding adenylosuccinate synthase codes for MPALVLLGAQWGDEGKGKATDLLGGSVDYVVRYQGGNNAGHTVVVGDQKYALHLLPSGILSPGCTPVIGNGVVVDPAVLLSELSGLNERGVDTSKLLISGNAHLITPYNVTLDKVTERFLGSRKIGTTGRGIGPTYADKINRVGIRVQDLYDESILEQKVEAALEGKNQLLAKVFNRRAIESGKIVEEMLQYAEQIKPFVADTTLILNNAIDEGKVVLFEGGQGTLLDVDHGTYPFVTSSNPTAGGACTGAGVGPTKISRVIGILKAYTTRVGAGPFPTELFDKDGEDLRRIGGERGVTTGRDRRCGWFDAVIARYATRVNGLTDFFLTKLDVLTGWEQIPVCVAYEIDGKRVEELPYSQTDFHHAKPIYEMLPGWSEDITKAQTFSDLPKNAQAYVKALEEMSGAPISAIGVGPGRTETIEINSFL; via the coding sequence GTGCCCGCACTTGTGCTGCTCGGTGCTCAGTGGGGTGACGAGGGCAAGGGAAAGGCCACCGACCTGCTCGGTGGATCCGTTGACTATGTAGTGCGCTACCAGGGCGGCAACAACGCCGGCCACACGGTCGTCGTCGGCGACCAGAAGTACGCGCTGCATCTTCTCCCTTCCGGGATCCTCTCGCCGGGGTGTACCCCGGTCATCGGCAACGGAGTCGTCGTCGACCCGGCGGTCCTGCTCTCCGAGCTGAGCGGGCTGAACGAGCGCGGCGTCGACACGTCCAAGCTGCTCATCAGCGGTAACGCTCACCTGATCACGCCGTACAACGTCACGCTCGACAAGGTGACGGAACGGTTCCTCGGCTCCCGCAAGATCGGCACCACCGGTCGCGGCATCGGCCCGACCTACGCGGACAAGATCAACCGCGTGGGCATCCGGGTCCAGGACCTGTACGACGAGTCGATCCTTGAGCAGAAGGTCGAGGCGGCGCTGGAGGGCAAGAACCAGCTCCTCGCCAAGGTCTTCAACCGGCGCGCCATCGAGTCCGGCAAGATCGTCGAAGAGATGCTCCAGTACGCGGAGCAGATCAAGCCGTTCGTCGCCGACACGACGCTGATCCTGAACAACGCGATCGACGAGGGCAAGGTCGTCCTCTTCGAGGGCGGCCAGGGCACGCTCCTCGACGTCGACCACGGCACGTACCCCTTCGTGACCTCGTCGAACCCGACCGCGGGCGGCGCCTGCACGGGTGCGGGCGTGGGCCCCACGAAGATCAGCCGCGTGATCGGCATCCTCAAGGCGTACACGACGCGCGTCGGCGCGGGCCCGTTCCCGACCGAGCTCTTCGACAAGGACGGCGAGGACCTGCGCCGCATCGGCGGCGAGCGCGGTGTGACCACCGGTCGCGACCGCCGCTGCGGCTGGTTCGACGCGGTGATCGCCCGCTACGCGACCCGGGTCAACGGCCTCACGGACTTCTTCCTCACCAAGCTCGACGTCCTGACGGGCTGGGAGCAGATCCCGGTCTGCGTGGCGTACGAGATCGACGGCAAGCGCGTCGAGGAGCTCCCGTACTCCCAGACCGACTTCCACCACGCGAAGCCGATCTACGAGATGCTGCCGGGCTGGTCCGAGGACATCACCAAGGCCCAGACCTTCTCCGACCTGCCGAAGAACGCGCAGGCGTACGTGAAGGCGCTGGAGGAGATGTCGGGCGCGCCGATCTCCGCGATCGGCGTCGGCCCCGGCCGGACCGAGACGATCGAGATCAACTCGTTCCTGTAG
- a CDS encoding diacylglycerol kinase yields MSAADQLLVVIDPVARRIDGESVRIAKDVLCAGAQAKICWPEGVEEFSRALARRGGRRPVVVGDDRALLRTVTLLQRERDVLGPALALVPVGTAPLLELARSLGVPMGAVAAARAVLDGSPRRLDLLVDDSGDVVLGGLCIPAAPSPVRPSAPTVWGTCRSLVRTLVRAPVPAPVAAAVAHRLRVEADGVLLSDLDRPVAGVSLASGDGVAHVVVQPHAGALVVRARARAVTVSVPGDGFRYRAGQVVAGPVRSRTWTAGTWTLTLPSPTPPVT; encoded by the coding sequence GTGTCGGCTGCCGACCAGCTACTGGTGGTCATCGACCCGGTCGCCCGCCGTATCGACGGCGAGTCCGTACGGATCGCGAAGGATGTGCTGTGCGCGGGTGCACAGGCGAAAATATGCTGGCCGGAGGGGGTGGAGGAGTTCTCGCGGGCCCTCGCTCGGCGGGGTGGGCGGCGGCCGGTGGTGGTGGGTGACGACCGGGCGCTGCTACGTACTGTGACGTTGTTGCAGCGGGAACGTGATGTCCTGGGCCCGGCCCTCGCGCTGGTGCCCGTGGGCACCGCCCCTCTGCTGGAACTTGCCAGGTCACTGGGGGTGCCGATGGGCGCGGTGGCGGCGGCGCGAGCCGTCCTCGACGGGTCCCCGCGCCGACTCGACCTGCTGGTCGACGACAGCGGGGACGTGGTCCTCGGCGGCCTCTGCATCCCGGCGGCTCCGTCGCCGGTGCGGCCTTCCGCCCCGACCGTCTGGGGTACGTGCCGCTCGCTCGTACGCACCCTGGTGCGGGCGCCCGTGCCCGCGCCCGTCGCGGCGGCCGTGGCGCACCGGCTGCGGGTGGAGGCGGACGGGGTGCTCCTGTCCGACCTGGACCGCCCGGTCGCGGGTGTGTCGCTCGCGTCCGGGGACGGGGTCGCCCATGTGGTGGTGCAGCCGCACGCGGGGGCGCTGGTGGTGCGGGCGCGGGCCCGGGCCGTGACGGTCTCCGTCCCGGGGGACGGGTTCCGGTACCGGGCGGGGCAGGTGGTGGCGGGGCCGGTCCGTAGCCGGACGTGGACGGCGGGGACGTGGACCCTGACGCTGCCTTCCCCCACCCCGCCCGTTACCTGA
- a CDS encoding MFS transporter: METRNPRRWWILIVLCLSSLVLVIDSMALTVAVPSMTEDLGASAQDTQWILDSYILVFAGLLLTSGSLGDRFGRRKVMIIGLLLFGAASLAAVFCTNPGEVIAVRVAMGVGGALIMPSTLSILITVFDEEERGKAMAAWGSVSMLGLVGSPVLGGVLIDHFSWHSIFFINIPVVALAILAGLVLMPESKAPWQQPDPLGAVLSAAGMTALIWWIIEIPQHGAFGGRSLVTLAVAVVALTGFVVWENVTVAPMVPLVLFKHRNFSGGSVSLALVQIGTGGLLLVLTQYLQFVLGYSPVKAGLAFVPLAVAALAGNTAGASLAAKIGNRWLIVAGMLAMASSFALLTTVTASSGFTVPAIALGLLGLGAGLAMPAAVGALMGTIPADKAGVGSALNDTIQQAGTALGIAILGSMLSSGFAAEMPADAPESARHSIAGALATAGGDSTLVRTAHEAFTTSMSTTFAVSAIGVLAAAVLAALVMRDPKGVREAEAELVA; encoded by the coding sequence ATGGAGACCCGCAATCCACGCCGCTGGTGGATCCTGATCGTGCTGTGCCTCAGCTCGCTGGTGCTGGTGATCGACAGCATGGCGCTGACCGTGGCGGTGCCGTCGATGACGGAGGACCTCGGCGCGAGCGCCCAGGACACGCAGTGGATCCTCGACTCCTACATCCTGGTGTTCGCGGGCCTGCTGCTCACCTCCGGCAGCCTCGGTGACCGGTTCGGCCGCCGGAAGGTGATGATCATCGGCCTGCTGCTCTTCGGGGCGGCGTCGCTGGCGGCGGTGTTCTGCACCAACCCCGGCGAAGTCATCGCCGTACGGGTCGCGATGGGCGTCGGCGGGGCGCTGATCATGCCCTCGACGCTGTCGATCCTCATCACCGTCTTCGACGAGGAGGAGCGCGGCAAGGCGATGGCGGCGTGGGGTTCGGTGTCGATGCTCGGCCTGGTCGGCAGCCCGGTGCTCGGCGGCGTACTGATCGACCACTTCTCCTGGCACTCGATCTTCTTCATCAACATCCCGGTCGTGGCGCTGGCCATCCTGGCGGGCCTGGTCCTGATGCCCGAGTCGAAGGCGCCGTGGCAGCAGCCGGACCCGCTCGGCGCGGTGCTCTCGGCGGCCGGGATGACCGCGCTGATCTGGTGGATCATCGAGATCCCGCAGCACGGCGCGTTCGGCGGTCGCTCGCTGGTCACCCTGGCGGTCGCGGTCGTCGCCCTCACCGGATTCGTGGTCTGGGAGAACGTCACCGTCGCGCCGATGGTGCCGCTGGTCCTGTTCAAGCACCGCAACTTCAGCGGCGGTTCGGTGTCGCTGGCGCTCGTCCAGATCGGTACGGGTGGGCTGCTGCTCGTCCTCACCCAGTACCTCCAGTTCGTCCTCGGCTACTCGCCGGTCAAGGCGGGCCTGGCGTTCGTGCCGCTGGCGGTGGCGGCGCTGGCCGGCAACACGGCGGGTGCGTCGCTCGCCGCGAAGATCGGCAACCGCTGGCTGATCGTGGCCGGGATGCTGGCGATGGCCTCGTCCTTCGCGCTGCTGACCACCGTCACCGCGTCCTCGGGCTTCACCGTCCCGGCGATCGCCCTCGGCCTGCTCGGCCTCGGCGCGGGCCTGGCGATGCCGGCGGCGGTCGGCGCCCTGATGGGCACGATCCCGGCGGACAAGGCGGGCGTCGGCTCGGCCCTCAACGACACGATCCAGCAGGCCGGTACGGCACTGGGCATCGCGATCCTCGGCTCGATGCTGTCGAGCGGGTTCGCGGCGGAGATGCCGGCGGATGCGCCGGAGTCCGCTCGGCACTCGATCGCGGGCGCCCTGGCGACTGCGGGCGGCGACTCGACCCTGGTGCGGACGGCCCACGAGGCCTTCACCACGTCGATGTCGACCACTTTCGCGGTCAGCGCGATCGGCGTCCTGGCGGCGGCGGTCCTGGCGGCCCTGGTGATGCGGGACCCGAAGGGGGTGCGTGAGGCGGAGGCGGAGTTGGTGGCGTGA
- a CDS encoding TetR/AcrR family transcriptional regulator C-terminal domain-containing protein, translated as MAAKNANPIPSVWARKQREPDQPALSRAAIVREAVVMLDADGIEALSMRKLGARLNAGATSLYRHVATKDELMELAVDEVFGEIAVPPADSPDWRAATTEAAQSFRATALRHRWLASVLGQAGLAYLGPNLMSFSERLAALFAGSGFPEPERAIETVLSYVIGMSTTEAAWLTTVARSGESEADFIARLMPAAQQAAADHEHLAEAYAAEVVDPAGLRDGKFAYGLEVVLDGLALRRPEAS; from the coding sequence ATGGCCGCCAAGAACGCGAACCCGATCCCGTCCGTCTGGGCCCGCAAGCAGCGCGAACCCGACCAGCCCGCGCTCAGCCGGGCCGCGATCGTCCGCGAGGCGGTCGTGATGCTGGACGCCGACGGCATCGAGGCGCTCAGCATGCGCAAGCTCGGCGCCCGGCTGAACGCGGGCGCGACCTCCCTCTACCGGCACGTCGCCACCAAGGACGAGCTGATGGAGCTCGCGGTGGACGAGGTGTTCGGGGAGATCGCCGTACCGCCCGCCGACAGCCCCGACTGGCGGGCCGCCACCACCGAGGCCGCCCAGTCCTTCCGCGCGACGGCCCTGCGTCACCGCTGGCTGGCCTCGGTCCTCGGCCAGGCGGGCCTCGCCTATCTGGGCCCCAACCTGATGTCGTTCTCCGAGCGGCTCGCCGCCCTCTTCGCGGGCTCCGGGTTCCCCGAGCCGGAGCGCGCGATCGAGACCGTCCTGTCGTACGTGATCGGGATGAGCACCACGGAGGCGGCGTGGCTCACCACGGTCGCCCGCTCCGGCGAGTCCGAGGCGGACTTCATCGCCCGCCTCATGCCCGCCGCGCAGCAGGCCGCGGCCGACCACGAGCACCTGGCCGAGGCGTACGCGGCGGAGGTCGTGGACCCGGCCGGGCTGCGCGACGGCAAGTTCGCGTACGGGTTGGAGGTGGTCCTGGACGGCCTGGCGCTGAGGCGCCCGGAGGCGTCCTAG
- a CDS encoding cytochrome P450 yields the protein MDTSTPFQPTSTPFIANPYPAYAELRRTGRTHHHPRTNQWLVPHHADVSALLRDRRLGRTYLHRFTHEEFGRTPPPPAHEPFHTLNDQGILDLEGPDHTRIRRLVAKAFTPRRVEELGPVVERIAHRLVGDFVAAGGGDLLAEVAEPLPVAVIAEMLGIPEADRHLLRPWSADICGMYELSPTEDTAARAVRASREFSSYLRELIRDRRRAPAPAPDLISALIAVHDGDGTRLTEQEMISTCVLLLNAGHEATVNTTANGWWTLFRHPEQLALLRAEPGLLPGAIEELLRYDTPLQLFERWVLDDIEVGGTRIPRGSEVALLFGSANRDPAVFADPDTFDVRRPVAANRHVSFGAGIHYCLGAPLARLELAVSFGLLLREAPRMRLLSEPRWKPGYVIRGLTALEVEV from the coding sequence ATGGACACCTCCACCCCCTTCCAGCCCACCTCCACCCCCTTCATCGCCAACCCCTACCCCGCCTACGCGGAGCTCCGCCGCACCGGCCGCACCCACCACCACCCCCGCACCAACCAGTGGCTGGTGCCCCACCACGCCGACGTCTCCGCCCTCCTCCGCGACCGCCGCCTCGGCCGCACCTACCTGCACCGCTTCACCCACGAGGAGTTCGGCCGTACACCCCCACCCCCCGCGCACGAGCCCTTCCACACCCTCAACGACCAGGGGATCCTCGATCTGGAGGGCCCCGACCACACCCGGATCCGGCGGCTGGTGGCCAAGGCGTTCACCCCGAGGCGCGTCGAGGAGCTCGGGCCCGTCGTCGAGCGCATCGCCCACCGCCTCGTCGGTGACTTCGTCGCGGCCGGTGGCGGGGACCTGCTCGCCGAAGTCGCCGAGCCCCTCCCCGTCGCCGTGATCGCGGAGATGCTCGGCATCCCCGAAGCCGACCGGCATCTGCTGCGGCCCTGGTCGGCCGACATCTGCGGGATGTACGAGCTGAGCCCCACCGAGGACACCGCCGCCCGCGCGGTCCGGGCGTCCAGGGAATTCTCCTCCTACCTACGGGAGTTGATCCGCGACCGGCGCCGCGCTCCCGCCCCCGCCCCCGACCTCATCTCCGCCCTCATCGCCGTCCACGACGGCGACGGCACCCGCCTCACCGAGCAGGAGATGATCTCCACCTGCGTCCTGCTCCTCAACGCGGGCCATGAGGCCACCGTCAACACCACGGCCAACGGGTGGTGGACGCTCTTCCGCCACCCTGAGCAGCTGGCCCTGCTGCGCGCCGAGCCCGGTCTGCTGCCCGGCGCCATCGAGGAACTGCTGCGCTACGACACCCCGTTGCAGCTCTTCGAGCGGTGGGTGCTCGACGACATCGAGGTCGGGGGGACGAGAATCCCCCGTGGGTCCGAGGTCGCGCTGCTCTTCGGCTCCGCCAACCGGGACCCGGCAGTCTTCGCGGACCCGGACACCTTCGACGTACGCCGCCCCGTCGCCGCCAACCGGCACGTCAGCTTCGGCGCGGGCATCCACTACTGCCTCGGCGCCCCCCTCGCCCGCCTCGAACTGGCCGTGTCGTTCGGCCTGTTGCTGCGCGAGGCTCCGCGTATGCGGCTGCTCTCCGAGCCGCGCTGGAAGCCGGGGTACGTGATCCGGGGCCTCACCGCCCTCGAAGTGGAGGTCTAG
- a CDS encoding response regulator — translation MSEASIRVLIVDDQMMVREGFSVLLNAQRDIEVIGEAVDGREAVAKVRELRPDVVLMDIRMPEMNGIEATREIVAADTEARVLVLTTFDLDEYVYQALRAGASGFLLKDASARQLAEGVRVVASGDALLAPSVTRRLITEFARSTPVRRGVSGVVEVEELTDRETEVLILIAQGLSNAEIADRLVVAESTIKTHVSRVLVKLGLRDRTQAAVYAYESRLITPS, via the coding sequence ATGAGCGAGGCGAGCATCCGCGTACTGATCGTCGACGACCAGATGATGGTCCGGGAGGGCTTCTCGGTCCTGCTCAACGCCCAGCGCGACATCGAGGTGATCGGCGAGGCGGTCGACGGCCGGGAGGCGGTGGCCAAGGTCCGCGAACTCCGCCCCGACGTGGTCCTGATGGACATCCGCATGCCCGAGATGAACGGCATCGAGGCGACGCGGGAGATCGTGGCGGCGGACACCGAGGCGAGGGTGCTGGTGCTGACCACCTTCGACCTCGACGAGTACGTGTACCAGGCGCTGCGGGCCGGGGCGTCGGGGTTCCTCCTGAAGGACGCGTCCGCGCGTCAACTCGCGGAGGGTGTACGGGTGGTGGCCTCCGGCGACGCGCTCCTCGCCCCGTCCGTGACGCGCCGCCTGATCACCGAGTTCGCCCGTTCGACGCCGGTGCGGCGGGGGGTGTCGGGAGTGGTGGAGGTCGAGGAGCTGACCGACCGCGAAACGGAGGTCCTGATCCTGATAGCCCAGGGCCTCTCCAACGCGGAGATCGCGGACCGGTTGGTGGTGGCGGAGTCGACGATCAAGACGCATGTGAGCCGGGTGCTGGTGAAACTGGGCCTGCGCGACCGTACGCAGGCGGCGGTGTACGCGTACGAATCCCGCCTGATAACCCCGTCCTAG